The following coding sequences lie in one Silvanigrella aquatica genomic window:
- a CDS encoding UvrD-helicase domain-containing protein: MTLCKETEPIKIAERVNDEFQVLAPKLDLDTPWFGYISFKNKNENFEFRIGVHADKNEKIIDWHHPIAKYYYQKLEIGEEIELEPPYRNIQGAVTAYASAEGYSGYLKSLVWNDFKGTAKIIRLDDGTFVDIHENQNNDNTKVTFSKPQQEGLSDLISLLTPEQYELITQKTSEPLIIQGRAGSGKTSVALHRVAWLLRDENEIQEHHKKTKVLVVMFNKALQCFVSQSLKSLNLEDKIEINTFHTWAKLALESVFKGQLIPLSYFDLKELFDKAQFNDNKKLGLIKSHAGISQLMEAFVKAKAKKVWELIENKIKEYDIDGIRHQFKRSTTAYVQDIIEFRKDIKYRIAQEKDEYEINRLSQIEIVLQNIYEKSILYKEELFELLNHWEWLMKCIPNLTEENAKSVGLRQKIIQTKDKASSAKVGKYIEFDDYALLLRLVQLKRGGLPYGILGEEIFKFDHLVIDEAQDFGAMQLLVLLESVTSRTGVTIVGDINQKIAPEKDFVGWDEIAKLLNIDNAKITRLEVGHRSTLPIMWLADSVIGSKPILQGRYGIYPKIKSVQSSKQLKEEMIDFIIKRVEQCPNAHICIVFRNKNIIKNYLNDLKYLLRHKKIEVREGERDTFSFRKGVTITNIHQIKGLEFDSIIVGDASENHWPNDLDSCRLMYVAITRAQENFLALHEGRATPLFSCLNDPYFWKPVERFLSQKDFKPVQIIQEEWDEALSVIDLEL; encoded by the coding sequence ATGACTTTATGCAAAGAAACAGAGCCTATAAAAATTGCAGAGCGAGTTAACGATGAATTTCAAGTATTAGCGCCAAAATTAGACTTAGATACTCCATGGTTTGGTTATATTTCTTTTAAAAATAAAAATGAAAATTTTGAATTCCGCATTGGGGTACATGCGGATAAAAATGAAAAAATTATTGACTGGCATCATCCAATTGCAAAATACTATTATCAAAAATTGGAAATTGGTGAGGAAATTGAATTAGAACCGCCTTATCGTAATATTCAAGGTGCCGTAACGGCATATGCCTCAGCAGAGGGGTATTCAGGTTATTTAAAATCTCTTGTTTGGAATGATTTCAAAGGTACAGCAAAAATTATACGTTTGGATGATGGTACCTTTGTAGATATTCATGAAAATCAAAATAATGATAATACAAAAGTTACTTTTTCGAAGCCACAACAGGAAGGCCTTTCCGATCTCATTTCATTATTAACCCCGGAGCAGTATGAGTTAATCACTCAAAAAACTTCAGAACCACTTATAATTCAAGGGCGTGCGGGTTCAGGAAAAACTTCGGTTGCTTTGCACAGAGTGGCTTGGTTATTGAGGGATGAAAATGAAATTCAGGAACATCATAAAAAAACAAAAGTTTTGGTAGTTATGTTTAACAAAGCTTTGCAATGCTTTGTTAGTCAAAGTTTAAAATCTTTGAATTTAGAGGATAAAATTGAAATTAATACTTTTCACACATGGGCAAAATTGGCGCTGGAGAGTGTATTTAAAGGTCAGTTAATTCCTTTAAGCTATTTTGATTTAAAAGAATTATTTGATAAGGCTCAATTTAATGATAATAAAAAATTAGGTCTTATTAAATCTCATGCGGGTATTTCACAATTGATGGAAGCCTTTGTAAAAGCAAAAGCAAAAAAAGTTTGGGAACTTATTGAAAATAAAATTAAGGAATATGATATAGACGGAATTCGACATCAATTTAAAAGAAGCACAACAGCATATGTCCAAGATATTATCGAATTTAGGAAGGATATTAAATATAGAATAGCACAAGAAAAAGACGAATATGAAATAAATAGATTATCTCAAATTGAAATTGTTTTACAAAATATTTATGAGAAATCTATTTTATATAAAGAGGAATTATTTGAGTTATTAAATCATTGGGAATGGTTGATGAAATGTATTCCTAACTTAACAGAAGAAAATGCTAAAAGTGTTGGTTTAAGACAGAAAATTATCCAGACAAAAGATAAAGCAAGTAGTGCAAAAGTTGGAAAATACATTGAGTTTGATGATTATGCATTGCTATTAAGATTAGTTCAATTAAAGCGTGGAGGACTTCCTTATGGTATTCTTGGAGAAGAAATATTTAAATTCGATCATTTGGTTATAGATGAGGCGCAAGATTTTGGAGCAATGCAATTGCTAGTACTTTTGGAGTCTGTAACTTCAAGGACAGGTGTTACAATTGTTGGTGATATTAATCAAAAAATTGCTCCCGAAAAAGACTTTGTAGGATGGGATGAAATTGCAAAATTATTGAATATCGATAATGCTAAAATAACACGTTTAGAAGTAGGGCATCGTTCTACTTTGCCTATTATGTGGCTAGCTGACTCTGTCATTGGATCAAAGCCTATTTTACAAGGAAGATATGGAATTTATCCTAAAATAAAATCTGTTCAATCTAGTAAACAATTGAAAGAAGAAATGATTGATTTTATTATAAAACGGGTAGAGCAATGTCCAAATGCTCATATTTGTATCGTATTCCGCAATAAAAATATAATTAAAAATTATTTAAATGACTTAAAATATTTGTTACGTCATAAGAAAATTGAAGTGAGGGAAGGGGAGAGAGATACTTTTTCTTTTAGAAAAGGAGTGACTATAACAAATATTCATCAAATAAAAGGTCTTGAATTTGATAGTATTATTGTTGGAGATGCTTCTGAAAATCATTGGCCAAATGACTTAGATAGCTGTCGTCTGATGTATGTGGCTATAACAAGAGCTCAGGAAAATTTTTTAGCCCTGCATGAGGGGAGAGCGACTCCGCTGTTTTCTTGTTTAAATGATCCTTATTTTTGGAAACCTGTGGAACGTTTTTTATCACAGAAAGATTTCAAGCCTGTGCAAATAATTCAAGAAGAATGGGATGAAGCTCTTAGCGTAATTGATTTGGAGTTATAA
- a CDS encoding helix-turn-helix transcriptional regulator: MIRKVEITRQAEKFFKVRHSTGGNTALSPKNKNIPAREGLKDIIEDTSFGEFIKSIRACDKISQTELAKRMKVTRQFINAVELGKSTVSVLLATQIATTLGYPQKVFIEILINDMLKKAGINKVVVFKEKEA; the protein is encoded by the coding sequence GTGATAAGAAAAGTCGAAATCACAAGGCAAGCTGAAAAGTTCTTCAAGGTTCGCCACAGTACAGGAGGTAACACCGCATTGAGTCCTAAAAATAAAAATATCCCAGCAAGAGAAGGTCTCAAAGACATCATTGAAGATACAAGTTTTGGTGAGTTCATAAAAAGCATTCGCGCATGTGACAAGATTTCCCAAACCGAACTTGCGAAGCGAATGAAGGTAACACGCCAATTCATCAATGCTGTTGAGCTTGGCAAATCTACAGTAAGCGTGTTACTTGCAACTCAAATAGCAACGACTCTCGGCTACCCCCAAAAAGTATTCATTGAAATCCTTATTAATGACATGCTTAAGAAAGCGGGTATTAATAAAGTTGTTGTATTTAAAGAAAAAGAGGCATGA
- the tnpB gene encoding IS66 family insertion sequence element accessory protein TnpB (TnpB, as the term is used for proteins encoded by IS66 family insertion elements, is considered an accessory protein, since TnpC, encoded by a neighboring gene, is a DDE family transposase.): MINFIHGVNVIFIQKSIDFRKGMDSLSSYCRNILKKDPMSGCIFVFRNKQKTCLIILSYDGQGFWFSTKRMSQGKFKIPSTEEDCIDMDIKKLQILLLGCDLDKAIPLEES, from the coding sequence ATGATTAACTTTATTCATGGGGTAAACGTTATATTTATTCAAAAATCAATTGATTTTAGAAAAGGAATGGACTCTTTATCTTCATATTGTAGAAATATATTAAAAAAAGATCCCATGTCAGGTTGTATTTTTGTTTTTAGAAATAAACAAAAGACATGTTTAATAATTTTATCTTATGATGGACAGGGCTTTTGGTTTTCAACAAAAAGAATGTCTCAGGGAAAATTTAAAATACCAAGCACCGAAGAAGATTGTATTGATATGGATATTAAAAAATTACAAATTCTTCTGCTAGGTTGTGATTTAGATAAAGCAATACCTCTAGAAGAAAGTTGA
- a CDS encoding IS66 family transposase, translating to MLKKVLITPEDIKQCPSCNKETLNQGYTEKQTLVLAMPLLKVKVFHMPSLRCSCCQHVEKAALPEELNPQNKIGRYHHSAVATLASFRYQFGMPAYRFEFLSAQIGAKIPDATQWDLMEHAAKKLRHFYNFLKDYSANQAQVLHADDSPFLVVDLKKDLKKQKEIAILNSQKTNGMSTATRTTNITALFPEGKIVLYFFGSEHAGNRLSVFCNQRTNSEKVVIMTDALSANTKNVDENKADFSLCNVHARRNFYDLKEYYTEKIDKILLLYRDIFLNDRKSKKKKHNPTERLLFHKKYSLPLMEKILHICQSELTEKFVEPNSVLAKAYKYIIRHFKKLCAFCEIKNAPLENNLSERMLKIAIRYRRNSLFFKNQNGADVGAIMTSILATAHVNEINSIEYLTTLLNNSKTIMKNPENWLPWNFKNSSGISSNMDSTLLN from the coding sequence ATGCTGAAAAAGGTTTTAATAACTCCCGAAGATATAAAACAATGCCCTTCCTGTAATAAAGAAACTTTAAATCAGGGATATACAGAAAAACAAACTCTTGTATTAGCTATGCCATTATTAAAAGTTAAGGTTTTTCATATGCCCTCTTTGCGTTGCTCCTGTTGTCAGCATGTAGAAAAAGCGGCATTACCTGAAGAATTAAATCCGCAAAATAAAATTGGAAGATATCATCATTCTGCTGTTGCCACATTAGCTTCATTTCGTTATCAGTTTGGAATGCCTGCCTATCGTTTTGAATTTTTATCTGCTCAAATTGGAGCTAAAATTCCTGATGCCACGCAATGGGATCTTATGGAACACGCTGCTAAAAAGTTACGCCATTTTTACAATTTTTTAAAAGATTATTCTGCAAATCAAGCTCAAGTTCTTCATGCAGATGATTCTCCTTTTCTTGTTGTTGATTTAAAAAAAGATTTAAAGAAACAAAAAGAAATCGCTATTTTAAATTCTCAAAAAACAAATGGTATGTCGACAGCTACAAGAACAACAAATATTACAGCTTTATTTCCTGAAGGAAAAATTGTTCTTTATTTCTTTGGCTCAGAACATGCTGGTAATAGACTTTCTGTTTTTTGCAATCAAAGAACGAACTCTGAAAAAGTTGTTATTATGACTGATGCTTTATCTGCTAACACTAAAAATGTCGACGAAAATAAAGCCGATTTTTCTTTGTGCAATGTTCATGCCAGAAGAAATTTCTATGACTTAAAAGAATATTATACTGAAAAAATTGATAAAATTCTTCTCCTATATAGAGATATTTTTCTGAATGATCGGAAATCAAAAAAGAAAAAACATAATCCTACAGAAAGATTACTTTTTCATAAAAAATATTCTTTGCCATTAATGGAAAAAATACTCCATATTTGCCAGTCTGAACTCACAGAAAAATTTGTCGAGCCAAATTCAGTATTGGCTAAAGCTTATAAATATATTATTCGACATTTCAAAAAACTGTGTGCATTCTGTGAAATAAAAAATGCGCCACTTGAAAACAACCTGAGCGAGCGAATGTTAAAAATTGCAATTCGCTATAGAAGAAACTCTCTTTTCTTCAAAAATCAAAATGGAGCCGATGTCGGCGCTATAATGACTTCAATTTTAGCCACAGCTCATGTCAATGAAATAAATTCTATTGAATATCTCACTACTCTTCTTAATAACAGCAAAACTATTATGAAGAATCCTGAAAATTGGCTTCCTTGGAACTTTAAAAATAGCTCTGGCATATCCAGCAATATGGATTCTACATTGTTGAATTGA
- a CDS encoding TcdA/TcdB pore-forming domain-containing protein, which translates to MESKLIHINSLSLSELDNLNDFKIFLDDQSESFYHSTIGGDPYFNISKPSIGLSHAYLIKNIIDYFSKSENNNELITSNETLDEIVKIHIYSNLTQLSLDIIDSVEKSANVVNLLKSNEFQNLNSFKTLTKLSQIIGSTLNIVNVIFDGTELLYAKTNAETAKYGTQLALDGTSLGFMTAGFALEKTAGSIAIAETAGIFLSGLGEIFGGLSVGISFYAELVGSKIDKALKYASYFLDYENNHYKIINSETFYPDTNNTVVSLAQKDFIKNNDKIESKHLDIVIKEIDFTKNNEYKITFGDHLTYPITRHENGKYYYHSFAPNPEFIKNTEERVKIREALQIKSEYTFPINQMKRLILPNQAQNLILYQFTPVPFNIDRNDGEFSAVDKIQNNAKFIFRYTFMHGLGDQAVGKLSFHPNETNISIKLNSKNKDIHFITPEIQESSKNKINYIFDVLPDESKNKNSYHLFLSQWAKYQVNPLETNSWHFHFDNKFDSIEFNNNTLNIIYFESNQRKNHSILFQNKMPEKIYIHDKTGITYLAYHNFIRIEITPVFINRELNAENFRNIDEIKDLLNKYNNIENLLNINNENIKIVNYKKTPTSNKETIFYNVSNDMTLYTGIDSSDLMILGKIGNDYIYSNKDKSKLYLNNNEILKKTKKDIIVDNKKLFIKFTETDAEMNYYYDEFSNLNLEIFCIENSYGCIENTNFINTNKEFLKNISVIRILSRDKQKTDSFYLIKNKEFIVKNDKNAKIIQQFYDKNLNSNYYFISGAKFYIIKVDSNKTTTYKTFNFPDIEKEFINENNFIFSNQEYIYEFTKEFKSSIIGIKEGFLSKNIDRNLKSVLNSIQTENNKISILINDLEFAEFNKINQEIYIQNINRHAIGESHIHNNRYYFYNDKLNKYSYIDKKYINPNNFTIIEENNKIKFKYDQQEIWNDVEKIEENIMIKNMNSNKKMALFLRHFNENNSNNKETCSEISNSVHNLKKTLCDFGHFLNNKRTKLINAYSNVNATTLFLTQDQSSLKQLDSRTNKISNENTEYEYWGVADWLGKNAPYTSEKKLFAFGESTNPFIEQENIHSAHFFSDIRFVDIKGNILKPNSLDDQSSAKNYIIENKLNEKYALSVIGAFILEDNHSKYIYFLKNDFTYDILNTHYQLLKSDYMNNLFLNIPESHLKNVDYIIKLKENIILFVKNPLTKNYESYYIVPVNYLFQKSYISEISYVNLES; encoded by the coding sequence ATGGAATCCAAACTAATACACATAAATTCACTTTCACTTTCAGAACTTGATAATTTAAATGATTTTAAAATTTTTCTTGATGATCAAAGTGAAAGTTTTTATCATTCTACAATAGGTGGAGATCCGTACTTTAATATCTCTAAACCATCTATCGGTTTATCTCACGCTTATTTAATTAAAAACATTATTGATTACTTTAGTAAAAGTGAAAATAATAACGAACTTATTACATCAAACGAAACATTAGATGAAATAGTTAAAATTCATATATATTCTAACCTCACACAATTATCGCTTGATATTATTGATAGTGTGGAAAAAAGTGCAAATGTTGTAAATCTTCTAAAAAGCAATGAATTTCAAAATTTAAATTCATTCAAAACTTTAACAAAATTATCTCAAATAATAGGCTCAACTCTAAATATAGTAAATGTTATTTTTGATGGCACAGAACTTCTCTATGCTAAGACAAATGCCGAAACCGCAAAATATGGAACGCAGCTAGCTCTTGATGGCACTTCACTTGGTTTTATGACAGCTGGTTTTGCGCTTGAAAAAACAGCAGGAAGTATTGCTATTGCAGAAACAGCAGGTATTTTCTTAAGCGGATTAGGAGAAATATTTGGGGGGCTTTCCGTTGGTATAAGTTTTTACGCCGAACTTGTAGGTAGTAAAATTGATAAAGCATTAAAATATGCTAGTTATTTTCTTGACTATGAAAATAACCATTACAAAATTATAAATTCAGAAACATTTTATCCAGATACAAATAATACGGTTGTTTCGTTAGCTCAAAAAGATTTTATTAAAAATAATGATAAAATTGAAAGTAAACATTTAGACATAGTTATTAAAGAAATCGATTTTACGAAAAATAATGAATATAAAATCACATTTGGAGATCATTTAACATATCCGATAACAAGGCATGAAAATGGAAAATATTATTATCATTCATTTGCGCCAAATCCTGAGTTTATTAAAAATACAGAGGAAAGAGTAAAAATAAGAGAAGCTCTACAGATCAAAAGTGAATACACATTTCCAATAAATCAAATGAAAAGATTAATTTTACCAAATCAAGCTCAAAATTTAATTTTGTACCAGTTTACGCCTGTACCTTTTAATATAGACAGAAATGATGGTGAATTTTCAGCAGTTGATAAAATTCAAAATAATGCAAAATTTATTTTCCGCTATACTTTCATGCATGGATTAGGAGATCAGGCAGTAGGGAAGCTGTCTTTTCATCCAAATGAGACAAATATTAGTATTAAATTAAATTCAAAAAATAAAGATATTCATTTTATAACTCCAGAGATACAAGAAAGTTCAAAAAATAAAATAAATTATATATTTGATGTTCTACCAGATGAAAGCAAAAATAAAAACTCCTATCATTTATTTTTATCGCAATGGGCTAAGTACCAAGTTAATCCTTTGGAAACAAATTCATGGCATTTTCATTTTGACAATAAATTTGATTCGATTGAATTTAATAATAACACTTTAAACATTATTTATTTTGAAAGTAATCAAAGAAAAAATCATTCTATATTATTTCAAAACAAAATGCCCGAAAAAATATATATCCACGACAAAACAGGAATTACTTATTTAGCTTATCACAACTTCATTCGTATAGAAATAACTCCTGTATTTATAAACCGTGAACTGAATGCAGAAAATTTCAGAAATATTGACGAAATAAAAGATTTATTAAATAAATATAATAATATAGAAAATTTATTAAACATCAATAATGAAAATATAAAAATTGTTAATTACAAGAAAACACCTACAAGTAACAAAGAAACTATTTTCTACAATGTCTCTAATGATATGACTTTATATACGGGAATAGATAGCAGTGATTTAATGATATTAGGAAAAATAGGAAATGACTATATATATTCAAATAAAGATAAAAGTAAATTATATTTAAATAATAATGAAATACTAAAAAAAACAAAAAAAGATATTATTGTTGATAATAAAAAATTATTTATAAAATTTACTGAAACTGATGCAGAGATGAACTACTATTATGATGAATTTTCTAATTTAAATTTAGAAATTTTTTGCATAGAAAACTCATATGGCTGCATAGAAAACACCAATTTTATTAATACGAATAAAGAATTTTTAAAAAACATCTCCGTTATTCGAATCTTATCCCGAGATAAACAAAAAACAGATTCGTTTTATTTAATTAAAAATAAAGAATTTATTGTTAAAAATGACAAAAATGCAAAAATAATTCAACAATTTTATGATAAAAATTTAAATTCAAATTATTATTTTATTTCAGGCGCAAAATTTTACATTATAAAAGTAGATTCAAACAAAACAACAACATATAAAACATTTAACTTCCCTGATATTGAAAAAGAATTTATAAATGAAAACAATTTTATATTTTCAAATCAAGAATATATTTATGAATTCACAAAAGAATTTAAATCATCTATTATTGGAATTAAAGAAGGATTTTTATCTAAAAATATTGATAGAAATTTAAAATCAGTTTTAAATTCCATTCAAACAGAAAATAATAAAATTTCGATATTAATAAATGATTTAGAATTTGCTGAATTTAATAAAATAAATCAAGAAATTTATATACAAAATATAAATAGACACGCAATTGGCGAATCTCACATTCATAATAATAGATATTATTTTTATAACGATAAATTAAATAAATATTCTTATATAGATAAAAAATATATTAATCCAAATAATTTTACAATTATAGAAGAGAATAATAAAATTAAATTTAAGTACGACCAACAAGAAATTTGGAATGATGTTGAAAAAATTGAAGAAAATATTATGATTAAAAACATGAATTCAAACAAAAAAATGGCTTTATTCTTAAGACATTTTAATGAAAATAATTCAAATAATAAAGAAACATGCTCAGAAATTTCAAATTCTGTCCATAATTTAAAAAAAACATTATGCGATTTTGGACATTTTTTAAATAACAAAAGAACAAAACTAATCAATGCTTATAGCAATGTAAATGCGACAACTTTATTCTTAACACAAGATCAATCTTCTCTAAAACAACTTGACTCTAGAACAAATAAAATCTCTAATGAAAATACAGAATATGAATACTGGGGAGTAGCTGATTGGCTTGGAAAAAATGCTCCTTATACATCGGAAAAGAAATTATTTGCTTTTGGAGAATCAACAAATCCTTTTATAGAACAAGAAAATATACACTCTGCCCACTTTTTTAGTGACATTCGTTTTGTAGATATAAAAGGTAACATTTTGAAACCAAATTCTTTAGATGATCAATCCAGTGCAAAAAATTATATTATTGAAAATAAATTAAATGAAAAATATGCTTTGTCCGTTATTGGTGCTTTTATTTTAGAAGACAATCATAGCAAATACATTTATTTCTTAAAAAATGACTTCACATATGACATTTTAAATACTCATTATCAGCTTTTAAAATCGGATTACATGAACAACTTATTTTTAAATATACCTGAAAGTCATTTAAAAAATGTAGATTACATTATCAAACTAAAAGAGAATATCATTCTATTTGTTAAAAATCCTCTTACTAAAAATTATGAAAGTTATTACATTGTCCCTGTAAATTATTTGTTTCAAAAGAGCTATATCTCTGAAATCTCTTATGTAAATTTAGAAAGTTGA